One segment of Pan paniscus chromosome 20, NHGRI_mPanPan1-v2.0_pri, whole genome shotgun sequence DNA contains the following:
- the IL12RB1 gene encoding interleukin-12 receptor subunit beta-1 isoform X3, translated as MGPLVTWVVPLLFLFLLSRQGAACRTSECCFQDPPYPDADSGSASGPRDLRCYRISSDRYECSWQYEGPTAGVSHFLRCCLSSGRCCYFAAGSATRLQFSDQAGVSVLYTVTLWVESWARNQTEKSPEVTLQLYNSVKYEPPLGDIKVSKLAGQLRMEWETPDNQVGAEVQFRHRTPSSPWKLGDCGPQDDDTESCLCPLEMNVAQEFQLRRRRLGSQGSSWSKWSSPVCVPPENPPQPQVRFSVEQLGQDGRRRLTLKEQPTQLELPEGCQGLAPGTEVTYRLQLHMLSCPCKAKATRTLHLGKMPYLSGAAYNVAVISSNQFGPGLNQTWHIPADSHTDGMISAHCNLRLPDSRDSPASASRVAEITGICHHNRLILYF; from the exons ATGGGGCCGCTGGTGACCTGGGTggtccccctcctcttcctcttcctgctgTCCAGGCAGGGTG CTGCCTGCAGAACCAGTGAGTGCTGTTTTCAGGACCCGCCATATCCGGATGCAGACTCAG GCTCGGCCTCGGGCCCTAGGGACCTGAGATGCTATCGGATATCCAGTGATCGTTACGAGTGCTCCTGGCAGTATGAGGGTCCCACAGCTGGGGTCAGCCACTTCCTGCGGTGTTG CCTTAGCTCCGGGCGCTGCTGCTACTTCGCCGCCGGCTCAGCCACCAGGCTGCAGTTCTCCGACCAGGCTGGGGTGTCTGTGCTGTACACTGTCACACTCTGGGTGGAATCCTGGGCCAGGAACCAGACAGAGAAGTCTCCTGAGGTGACCCTGCAGCTCTACAACTCAG TTAAATATGAGCCTCCTCTGGGAGACATCAAGGTGTCCAAGTTGGCCGGGCAGCTGCGTATGGAGTGGGAGACCCCGGATAACCAGGTTGGTGCTGAGGTGCAGTTCCGGCACCGGACACCCAGCAGCCCATGGAAGTTG GGCGACTGCGGACCTCAGGATGATGATACTg AGtcctgcctctgccccctggAGATGAATGTGGCCCAGGAATTCCAGCTCCGACGACGGCGGCTGGGGAGCCAAGGAAGTTCCTGGAGCAAATGGAGCAGCCCCGTGTGTGTTCCCCCTG AAAACCCCCCACAGCCTCAGGTGAGATTCTCGGTGGAGCAGCTGGGCCAGGATGGGAGGAGGCGGCTGACCCTGAAAGAGCAG CCAACCCAGCTGGAGCTTCCAGAAGGCTGTCAAGGGCTGGCACCTGGCACGGAGGTCACTTACCGACTGCAGCTCCACATGCTGTCCTGCCCGTGTAAGGCCAAGGCCACCAGGACCCTGCACCTGGGGAAGATGCCCTATCTCTCGGGTGCTGCCTACAACGTGGCTGTCATCTCCTCGAACCAATTTGGTCCTGGCCTGAACCAGACGTGGCACATTCCTGCCGACAGCCACACAG atggcatgatctcagctcactgcaacctccgccttccagattcaagagattctcctgcttcagcctcccgagtagctgagattacaggcatctgccaccataaccggctaattttgtatttttag